Part of the Synechococcus sp. HK01-R genome is shown below.
TTTTTTGACTATATTCTCTTTGTTTTTCGTTGTCTTGCAGTTTTCCGTAGGGATATTCTGCTTCTCCATCCACAGACTATTGGTTACCCTCTCTTCATTTATCTGGTTTTATTCAATAATCCTACCGTCTACTTGATGGATAATTCATTTTTCTGCATCCGCTCTTACAATTATCATCCCATTAGAAAGACCGAATGTCTTGATTGCCTTCAGTCTTTTAAACCTGACTCTTCATGCTTCCCGTTCCCCAATAGGACTCCCCGTTGGTTGAATATTGCTTATCTTCAGATTTTTAAACTCCTTTCTTTTAGAATTCACTTCCAAGCTCAAACCAAACTTCAGGCTGAATTAGTCTGTACCCATTTTGGTAAATCATCATCTGTTTCAGTAGTCGGCCTTCCCTACGTTGAGGAAATCTTCAGACAGCCTCCTCCTCAATATTTAGTTGGTCAGACAGAATCTTTCGACATTGTTTTTCATGGTGCAAGTACTGGACCTAAAGGCTTTTTCTATGCCATTGAGCTTGCAGAGTACTTACCTAATATCAAATTTCTAATTCCTGACCATGCCTCAAATGTGCGCCACCTTACTAATTCTGAGCCACCTCCAAATGTCAGCTGTATTCCAATGACATGGGAGACCGGACTTAAAAATTATGTAGCATCAGCTAAGTTGGTATTGCATCCTAGTCTTTGGTCTGCACCTATTGAGGGAGCTTTAATTAAGAGCTCGGCATTAAACCCAAATATTGCAACTGTTATTTCTTCTTACGGGTATGAGTCCGAGATAAGCACTATCGTAAACCATATTAGATTATCTCGAGATGTATTTACTGCTTCAAGGCAGCTATCAGCTTACTTCTCTTGATTAGCCACATGTTTGTATTCCTCCTTTTTGCTGCGATCTTCTTCCCCTCTCTAGACTTCTTCCCTTTATCTGTTAAAATCTTTCCACTTCTTTCGCTTTTGTATGTTACAGTAACGATCTACAATTTCAATAAATTAAAGTTTTCTAGTTGTAACGTTATTCTTTACCCCGTAGTGTTGCTTCTTGCATTAGGGCAATTTATAGTTGCTACACCTCAGTACCTTTCTCCGCTTCTTTCTTGCATTGTCTATTGCATTGTTTTTAGCTATATAGATTCTTCGGGCTTTAAGCTTAGCTATTTAGGTTTTAGGTCTATTTGTATTAGGTACCGCTATATCTTCTTGCTTCTTTCGTTGGTTGCCTATTTTAGTATTGCTCTCAATTATTTCTCGATACCATTTCCATACGTTAAGGTTTCTTCGGTTTCTTCAGGTTATCTTCAAGCGTCGTACCGTTTACCTGGCTTTTTGGGCCTCATTGGTTCCTCAGGATCAATTGCTTACGCTTCCTTTTTTTTATTAAGTCTAATCCCGGTTTTTCTAATTGGCAAACGATGGTTTTTGTGTAGTATACCATTTTTCCTGCTTTCTATCTTGTCGGGGAGTTCGGGCTTGGTGATAATTCTTGCTTTCTTCGTGTCTTATTTCTTTCTTTCTCTGTCCCTTTCCAATTTTCGATTTCCTAGGAGAGCGCTCAAAAATTCTCTTTTAATATTTATATTTTCTTCTGCCTTCTTCTTCTCTTTTTATATCCTTATCTTTCTCTTGACCGGTCGTTATTATGGCTTGGTCTATATATCAAATCTTTTTCAAGGGGTCGATCTGACCACTCAAAACACTTCGGGTTACTTGTTCGGCCTGCTTTCTGATCTTCCAGTTTATATCTATTCTGCATTGTCAACTATATCGGCTTCAGATTTAACTTTTTCTTTGGGTATGCAAACTTACGAGACTCTGCCTTCTGGCACTGACTCTGGAATACCCAATCTTTTGCTTCTCTTTGGCCTGCCTGCTACGCTTTTGTGGATTCTGTTTATTATTTATGTTTCACTTGTCTCGTTTGTGAAGCTTTTCGATTCATTGCGACGTTCACATTATTCCAACTTCTTGTCTTCCCTTTCGGTTGGCTGTTCCGTCGGTATGTTGTATCTCTTGTACAAGGAACCTTTTTTTGTCAATACACCAGCGATTCTCCCTTTGTACTTGTTGTCATTGATGCTTCCTGCTGATTGTTCTTTGGCTAGAAGGTCTGACGCTGCTTGAACTCCCTTTCGAGCTGAGCTTTTTTCTTGTCAGGCCTCATCGTTAAATGGGGCCTCCTGAATGAGGCCAGATCCATTGCAGCGCAGTCAACTCAGTAGTTTTTGACGCTAAAATGTGCGAAAGCGAGCCGATTTGAGCCCAAAAGCGGTCCGGAGTTTTCCACATGTACCGGCGTGAGCATCGTCATCAGCTCTCGTTCGAGGACTTCTTCCTGCCGTTCGGCGGCAAACTCTCTGGTGACAATCGCTGGATCAAGCTGGCTGGGCTCATTCCGTGGGATGAACTGGAGGATGACTACGCGCCCCAGTTCTGCAAGGGCTTTGGTTGGAGCACCGGCAAAACCCTTTCGCATGGCACTCGGCGCCTTGATCATCAAGGCCGGGCGATGCAGGTCTGCTCCAGAGCCGTCGTTGTGGCCATGGACGTGAACGCTGATGGCCGCAGGGAGTTGCTCGGTCTCAAAGTGGGCGACAGCAAGAGCGAAGCCTTTTGGAGCGAGTTCATTGGCTCGCTGAAAGAGCGCGGCCTCACTGGCGTCAAGCTGGTGATCAGCGATGCGCACAAGGGCCTCACCAACGCCATCCGGCGGATGCTGCAGGGCAGCAGCTGGCAGCGCTGCCGTGTGCACTTTGCCCGGAATCTGCTGCAGCGTGTACCCAAAGCCCATCAGGGCATGGTGACCGCTGCGCTGCGCTCGGTGTTCGCCCAGGAGGAGGCCTCTGAGATCGAGGCCCGCTGGGATGACCTTGCCAGCTCCCTGGCCGAGCGCTTCCCCAAGGCCGCCGAGCTGATGCTTGAGGCCAGAGAAGACGTGCTGGCGTTCCGTCACTTCCCTCGTCCCCACTGGGAAAAGCCTGGAGCACCAACTTGCTCGAGCGCGTCAACGAGGAGATCAAACGCCGCACTCGCGTGGTGGGGATCTTCCCCAATGACGCCGCCATCACCCGCCTGGTGGGAGCGGTGCTGCTGGAGCAGGACGAGCACTGGCAGCTCGAGGGCCGGCGCATGTTCTCAGCTGAAAGCATGGCCGAGATCCCGGCGCTGGATCAGCTCCCGACTCAGCCCTCGTTGCAAGAATCCACGGCCTGAACAGACAACCAGCCCAGGCCCCAGCTGAGCGGTGGAGCTGCGCCCCCACAGGGCGCAGCGGCGCTGCTCAGCGCACGGGGGCCGGCACACACGTCAGCTGCAGAGAAGCAGGCGTAGCCAACAACCACAAACCAATCCAGGCGAACGACTTGACATGTTAATCGTCTGGATTCGTCGTGAAACAACGAGGCACATTTTCGCCTCACGAATGATAGCCCGTCTTTCATCACTGTTCAACCTCAGATCAGTGCAATCGGGCCTCGGGTTTTACACCACGGAAAGGGACGCGGCCCAATCGCTCGCTTGCAATGTTGAGTTCGGAGCCAAGATCTTAATCTCGGTCACCGGTGAGGGATTCACCTTCCTCGATCGGCTTAGTTACGACCCCTACAACGAAGGAGAAGACCTCAAGGCTCAAGCGATAGCCTATCGGCGCCGCCATGGTCACTATCCGAAGGTGATTTGTGCCGACCAGATCTACCGGACAAGATCAAACCGTGCATCCTGTCAGCGTCACGGAATCCGCTTGAGCGGCCCCCGTCTGGGACGGCCGAAGAACGATCTTGAGTTGGTGGCCGCCGAGAAGCAGCAGTTCATCGATGACCAGCGCCAAAGGAATGCCGTTGAAGGCAAAATCGGACAAGGCAAAAGGCGTTTTGGACTGGGCCTGATTCGTGAGAAGCTCCCTGCGACACAGGGTTCAACCATCGCACTGAATGTTCTGGTGATGAACCTGGAGAAGCTGCTGGAGCTTCTTTTTGTCTTTTTTGCGTACTGGCTCCAGCTTCTCCTCGGCAAGGAACCAGGAACGGGTTCACGTTTCGCACATCTGAGTAATCAGGTGGCCCCCGCATGAACTACAAGGCTCCAAGCCATTCGAGCTCAGGTCTTTGACGGATTGGGCTCGTGCTCACTTTCTCAGGAAACCCTAAATGCTGATCTGAGGCGGGCTTGCGTTCATCGCCTCTTCCCACTCGTCAGTATGTGCAGTGCTGATGGTCTTGAATTCATTGCTTGATTCGCCATTGGGGCGATCAGTGGGCGCAAGACACTCTGAAACATTCCTGCGTAACACGCGATCGATCATATCCTTCCGGTTTAAGAAAACTTCTCACCGTCCTGATCTGAACCCGATCAGCGTCCCAGCAAGTGTAAATCGGGGGGCGCTACCTTCCATTGCTCCAGCACCGCCTCCTTGCTCTGCTGTGCGAGTATCCAGCGCAGGGCAGCGGTGACCATCTCCTGGTGAGCTTTGGGCACGGTCTGGAACAGGTTTCTGGCGAAATGGACGCTGCAGCGCTGCCAGAAGCTGCCCTACAGCATCCGCCGAATGGCGTTGGTGAGCCCTTTGTGGACATCGCTGTTCACGAGCTTGACGCCACTGAGGCCGCGCTCTTTGGGCGAACCGATGAACTCGCTCCAGAAGAGCTCGCTCTTGCTGTCGCCCACTTTGAGACCGAGCAACTCCCTGCGGCCATCAGCGTTCACGTCCATGGCCACAACGACGGCTCTGGAGCAGACTGCATTATTTCGCGGCCAGCCGGCCGGCTGAGGAACGCCTGCACCTGCAGGTCGATCACAGCGCAGATGCAGCTCACCTGGGATTTGGAGATCCCGGCGGGTTGAACGCCGGCGAAATAGGCCTCTATCACGACGGCGTGGAGGGCCTGAACCACGTGCCGGCGGGGCTCGAGGATCGAGGGCAGCAAACTGCCGCTGCGCAGTTTGGGGGTTCGAAATCGTTGTCGCCCACCTGAGTGGTGAGCAGCCGAGGCCGGTGGCCGTTGCGTTGGCCGAAGCGCTCCTCGCGGCGCTCTTAGCGCTCAGCACCGAGCACAGCAGCGATCTTCAGCTCGATCACCTGCTGCAGGCCATGGCGCATCAGCTCAGGGATCAGCTCCCCGGCGCTGTAATCATCCATTAGCGGTGCCAAATCCGCTGCGGCACTATGACTCTTCAGCATGCTTCGTCTGGTTGAGGTAGGACTCAAACCAGGGTCACGGGCTTACCCACCCCCTGCAACGACGGCAGCTGAGCTGAGTACCTGAGCTGCGCGCTCAACCCCGGCTCACCCCGGGTTGAGATCCCCAGAGATTTTCACTACTCCCGGGGACGCTGGTTATCGCTTTCCATTCCACCTGAATGGTAATTCTGGAGTCACACCTTCCCTGAAAGTCACCGCCACTGACCTTTCAGATAGCTGCGGAATTTTGTTCGAGTAGCGTAGTGCGATCTCCTTGTTGGGCCTAATCCCACTTTTTCGTCTCAGAGTTCTCTTCTTTTTTGACGTTACATCCAGTCCTTACCCATGTTTTCTGACTTCTGAATTATGAAACAGCTTTTTCAATTACTTGACACAGGTTCCAGCGATCTACGTTGTCTTCCTTCGCCTGTGGCTTCCCGAGGCCAGTTACTGGTCCGCAGTGCCTGTTCGCTGGTCTCTGCTGGTACAGAACGAATGATTGTTGACTTCGGTAAGGCTAATTGGATCGATAGGGCTCGCCAGCAACCAGAGAAGGTGCAGCAGGTGTTGGATAAAGCCCGCACCGATGGTCTTCTCACTACATTCGATGCGGTTCGCTACAAGCTCGATCAGCCCCTGCCCCTTGGCTACTGCAACGTAGGTACTGTGGTGGCAGTGGGCGAAGGAGTTTCAGGCTTCCAGGTAGGTGATCGTGTGTCCTCCAACGGCCCCCATGCCGAATTGGTGGCCGTACCCCAGCATCTTTGCGCTCCCATCCCCCCTGATGTGAGCGATGAGGCCGCCGCCTTCACGGTGCTGGCTTCCATTGGTCTCCAGGGTATTCGCCTCGCTAATCCAACCCTGGGAGAAACCTTTGTGGTGAGTGGTCTTGGCCTGATCGGCCTGCTCACCGCCCAGCTCCTTGCTGCTCAGGGTTGCCGTGTGCTGGGCCTTGACCCCGATTCCTCCAAATGCGCCCTCGCAGAAAAGCTAGGTATTGTCTCTTTTCATCTTACCAGCGGCGCGGATCCGGTGGCCTGGTGTCTGGAGTACACATCTGGAGTCGGTGCGGATGGGGTGTTGATCACTGCTGCCACCCCTTCCAGTGAGCCGGTGCACGTGGCCGCCAAAGCCTGCCGCCAGCGCGGACGCATTGTTTTGGTCGGCGTCACTGGCCTCGAACTTCGCCGCGATCTCTTTTACAAAAAGGAGCTCTCCTTCCAAGTGAGCTGCTCCTACGGCCCTGGCCGCTACGACCCGGTCTATGAGCAGCATGGCCACGACTACCCGATCGGCTTTGTGCGCTGGACCGAACAGCGCAACTTCCAGGCCGTCCTTCACGCGATGGCCACTGGTTCTCTGCACACCAAGGCGCTGATTTCCCATCGCTTCCCGATCGATCAGGCATCCGACGCCTATGAGCTGCTCAGTAGCTCTGAGCCTTCACTCGGAATTCTGCTGCGCTACCCCCAAACAGCTGACCCTGAGCAGCGGGTGATTCAGCTCCCTGTAACTGCTGAATCGGTGGCCGCCAGCCAACCGCTGCTCAGCGTGATCGGTGCCGGCAACTACGCCAGCCGGATACTCATCCCAGCTTTTGCGAAGGTCGGCGGGCGCTTTCACACCCTGGCCGCTTCCTCCGGAATCGGCCCGGTGCATGTGGGCCGCAAATTCGGCTTCTACCAAGCAAGCACAGATATTGCAGCTCTACTTGCCGATCCCATTGCCAACAGCGTGGTGATTGCCACCCGCCACGACAGTCATGCTTCTCTAGTACAACTGGCTCTCGATGCTGGCAAGCACGTGTTTGTGGAGAAGCCGCTCTGTCTTACGGCTGATGAGCTCTCTGCGGTCGAAGCCGCTCACTCAGGCAATGCGTTGCTGATGGTGGGCTTCAATCGCCGCTTTGCTCCCCTTTTGATCGAGCTTCAGCAGCATTTGTCCCGCCTCAGTGGCCCCAAGGCTTTCGTTTACACCTGCAATGCCGGCGCCCTTCCCGGCGACCATTGGACTCAAGATCCAGCTGCAGGAGGTGGGCGGCTGCTGGGCGAGGCTTGCCATTTCGTAGACCTGCTGCGCTTTTTGGCAGCTAGCCCCATCGAAGACCTGCAGTTGATCAACGCCGCTGATTGCAAACCCTGCCCCGACACCTTCTCGATGCAGCTCCGTTTCGCTGACGGATCGATTGGCACCGTGCACTACTTCGCCAACGGCAGCAAGGCCTTCCCCAAGGAGAGACTCGAAGTGTTTGCTGATGGCAAGGTGCTGCAGCTCGACAACTTCCGCAAACTCAAGGCTTGGGGCATCCTTGGCTTGCGAACCCGCCGACTCCTGTCGCAAGACAAAGGCCAGGAGGCCTGTTGTAAGGCTTTTCTTAAAGCGATTGAAACTGGTGGCTCACCGCCGATTCCAGTTGAAGAGATCTTTGAAGTGCAGCGATGGCTGCTGCGGGCGGTGAACCGATGACGACGTGCTGCATCCTCGGCCTCGGCTACATCGGATTGCCCACAGCTGCCGTGCTTGCCCGCGCCGGCCATCGCGTGATCGGCGTTGATGTGAACGCTCAGGTGGTCGCCACCGTGAACCAGGGCCATATTCATATTGTGGAGCCCGATCTTGATCAGGCCGTGGCCGACGCAGTGGCCTGCGGTGCTCTCAGCGCCCAGCTCACCCCGGCCACTGCGGATGTGTTCCTGATCGCCGTGCCCACCCCATTCCGCAGTGGTGTGGATGGCATCCCCCAACCCAACATCGACTATGTGCTGACCGCAGCCCGCGCGATTGCACCGGTGCTGCAGCCCGGCGATCTGGTGCTGCTCGAATCCACCTCGCCAGTGGGTACCACCGAGCAGGTCGCCCAGGTGATCGCAGAGCTTTCTGGGGTGAATCCCGATCAGCTGCACATCGCTTACTGTCCCGAGCGGGTGTTGCCTGGCCGGATCCTGAAGGAATTGGTTGGCAACGATCGTGTGATCGGTGGACTCACCCCCGCCGCGGCAGAAGCCGGCAAGGCCTTTTATGCCACCTTCTGCCAGGGCGATTTACTCACCACCACCGCTCGGACAGCTGAGCTAGTGAAGCTCACCGAAAACAGCTTTCGCGATGTCAACATCGCCTTCGCCAATGAGCTCTCGCTGGTGTGTGATCGACTTGGCATCAAAGTGCGCGAGCTGATCCGCCTCGCCAATCACCACCCCCGTGTGAATGTGCTGCAACCCGGCTGCGGTGTGGGTGGCCATTGCATCGCCGTCGATCCCTGGTTCATTGCTGCAGAAGCTCCCGACTGCACTCCCCTGATCCAAACGGCCCGCCGCGTGAACGACGGAAAGAGCCGCTGGGTGATTGAGCAGGTTCAGGCTCGTGCTGAGGCCTTGGAAGACCAGCTTGGCCGACCTGCCCGCATCGGCTGCTTGGGCCTGGCCTTCAAGCCTAATGTGGATGACCTGCGTGAGTCCCCCGCTCTGCACATCACCACTGAGCTGTTGGTGGCCGGCCTGGATGTGCTCGCCTGCGAACCCAACCTGCACGACCACCCCACCATCAAGCTCCATAGCCTCGAGCAGGTGCTCGCCGACGCAGATCTGCTTGTTTTCCTCGTGTCCCATAGTCCCTTCCGCAACCTGAATCTCGCTGGCCGCACCGTGTTTGACCTCTGCGGCGTGACTGAGCAGGCGTGAAGGTTCTCTCCCAGCTCCGCACCAGCAAGCAGCTGGGCTGGCGTAATTGTGCGGCAGTTGCCGTTCATCGAGTAGCGCTGCAGGCTGGCCTCTACGAGCGCCAGTTTCCCATAAGGCCGTGCCCCATCCCTGAGCCTCTTAACGGCCAGCCCCAACCGGCTCCGTTATCTGCCGATGGCTGTCTTGCTGCGGCCGATGCTCTGCTGGCAGGCACGGCCACCTGGTTCAGCCATGAGAGCCATGCCGCTGGCTCTCCGCCCGATTGGTTCCTCGATCCCGCCTCGGGTCAGCGCTTTCCGGGTGGCGCGCAGCATTGGAGTCGCTGCCGGCCCTTTGCCGGCGCCGACATCAAGCGCTGTTGGGAGCTATCCCGCTGGGGCTGGGCGCCGCTGCTGATCCGCGCCTGGCGCTTTAGCGGCGACCACTGTTACCGCGATGCTCTTAACAGTTGGTGCCAGAGCTGGTGCCATGCCCACCCAGTGAATAGCGGCAGCAACTGGCTCTGCGGCCAGGAGGTTTCCATGCGCCTGCTCCATGCCCTGCAGGCCTGGCAGCTTGCTGATGCCCCCGCCCAGCTGCCTGATCCCAGTCCCCAGCGGGCGGCTTTTGTGGCAGCGCATCTGCAGCGCATCGCCACCACCGAGCGCTACGCGCAAGCGCAAGACAACAACCATTGGACCTCAGAATCCGCAGCCCTGTTCATCGGCGGCAGTTGGCTCGCCGCTTCCGCCAGCGCCCATGCCCCGGCTGGCCGTCGCTGGGCCGCTGATGGCCTCCGCGCCCTGGAGCGCAGCGTGGCTCGGCTGGTGATGCCCGATGGCTCTTTTGCGCAGCACTCGCTCACTTATCACCGCCTGCTGCTCGACACCCTCGCCCAGGTGGAGCTCTGGCGTCGTTGGCTCGATCTGCCTCGCTTCTCGGGGCGCTTTCAGGAGCGCTGCCGTAAGGCCACCCATTGGTTTGCTGCGCTGCTGGATCCCTGCAGCGGTGATGGCCCCAACCTCGGCAGTAACGACGGTGCCTTTTGCTACCAGCTGCACAGCCAGCCCTACCGCGATTTCCGGCCCACCCTGCAGCTGGCCTCGGTGCTGTTGACAGGTCAGCCTGCCTTGGCGCCGGGCCCCTGGGATGAGCCGCTCCACTGGCTTGGGCTGATCAGTCCGACAGCAGAGGGGCTCGAGGATGCATCACCTCAAGCGCCGGAGACCGCTTTGCCCAAGCCCCCACCAGCAGTTGAGCTTTTTGCCGATGGCGGCTATGGTCTGCTGCGTCCCAGCAGCACCAGCTGGGCTTTGCTTCGTTTGCCTGTCTACCGTTTCCGGCCGGCCCATGCCGATCCTCTGCATCTGGATCTCTGGCACCAGGGCGTGAACCTGCTGCGCGATGGCGGCAGCTACGGCTACAATGCCGATGCTGTCGACCTGGCCTACTTCCCAGGCATCTCCAGCCACAACTCCGTGCAGTTCGATGGCGTCGAGCCCATGCCCCGCCTTGGTCGCTTCCTCTGGGGCAACTGGCTTCAGCTGGAATCACCGCCGCAGGTGGAGACGGGCAAAGCCATCTCGTCGATTACAGCGGCCTACCGCTGCCCCCACGGCCGCCATCAGCGCCGGGTAGAGGCCGATTCCAGTCGACTGCTCTGGACGATCATCGACCACTGCGCCGCGTTTAGTGATCGTCTGGTGCTGCGCTGGCGCCTCTGCCCCGCCGATTGGCAGCTGTGTATTGATGGTGCATCAGCTCAGCTTTTCAGCTTCTATGCCCAGATCAGCGTGGAGTGCAATCAGCCGATAAAGCGACTGGAACTTGTGGAGGGCTGGGAGTCGCATTTCTATGCACAGAAAACACACCTTCCGGTGTTGGAACTTGAAGTGGCTGCTGCATCAACCCCCGTTTTGATCACCACCTACATCGCCCTACCACCGCAGCCGTGAAGGTTCTCTATTACCACCAGTACTTCTCTACGCCTGCGGGTTCCAACGGGACCCGTTCTTATGAATTTGCACGCGATCTCGTACGTCATGGTCATCAGGTCACCATGGTTTGTTTGCGGACAGACCGTTCAGTGACTGGCCTGACAGGGGATAGCCGTAATGGTCGCCGCCATGGCTTTGTCGATGGCATCGAGGTGATCGAGTTCGATTTGCCTTACACCAATCACGCTGGCCTGTTGGAACGCGCCCTGGTGTTTCTGCGCTACAGCTGGCAAAGCCTGCTGCTGGCGCTGGGCTCCGATGCCGATCTGATCTTCGCCACCACCACCCCGCTCACAGCGGGCATTCCTGGAATCGCCACCCGCTGGTTGCGGGGGATTCCCTTCGTGTTTGAGGTGCGCGATCTTTGGCCCGAGCTGCCCCGTGCCATGGGGGTGGTGCGTAATCCTCTAGTGCTCCGAGCTCTCTCCGTTCTGGAGTGGTGCAGTTATCACTCGGCAGATGCCTGCATTGGCCTGGCCCCCGGCATCTGTGAGGGCATTGCCGATCGGGGCATCCCCCCCAGCCGCATAACCAGCATTCCCAATGCCTGTGATCTTGAGTTATTTCAACCGCTTGACTCACACCAGTTTAAGCAGCCAGAGCTAATCCGCGACTTGGTTTCATCCATACCAGCAGGATCTTTTGTTGCGGCCTTTACGGGCACTCATGGTCTGGCCAATGGCCTTGATGCAATCCTCGATGCAGCCACCGAATTGCAGCTGAGAGGACGCCATGACATTCGACTACTCTTCATCGGCGATGGCCGTTGCAAGCCCTTACTCGAGCAGCGTACGCAGGCTGAAGGCTTAGTCAACTGTAATTTCATGTCGCCGATTCCCAAATTCCAACTGGCCCAGATCTTGAGGCAGTCGGTGCATGTGGGTCTAATGGTGCTTGAAGATGTACCGGCCTTTTATCGTGGCACCTCACCTAACAAGTTTTTTGACTACCTCGCATGCGGATTGCCAGTTGTGAACAATTACCCTGGCTGGTTGGCCGAACTCATTGATGAATATCAATTAGGGATTACAGTTCCTCCACGGAATCCTATAGCCTTTGCAGAATCTTTGATAAGTTTAGCGGATTATCCAGATCGGCGAGAGTTTATGGCTGCCAACGCGCGCCGCCTCGCTGAATCCCATTTCTCTCGTGCGGTGTTGGCTGGTCAGTGGCGTCACGTTTTGACTTCTATAGCAGTTCGCAATAGTCGGCGAACTAGGAGTCACCCGCTCATAGGCTTGCGCAAAGTACTCCAAAGACGCTTCTAGATGTGTATTCTCACTAGGCTATTCTGCTGTCAAAGAGATGTGAGGTCGTCATCTTCCGGGTTTTACCTCCGACCCACAGACTCCAGACCCCATGCATATCTACTCGAAGGATTCGGTTGGCGCCCTGGTGGAGACGTTGTGGCCAGCCCTCATACATCACCAACTGTATCTGCATGCCTACACGATGGCTGGGAGGCTGAATTCAATCTGGTCCGCTTCCTTTGGAGGTACTTTCATGTAAGGCCACATAGCTCTATAGGAGTCAAAACTCCCCAAGAGGTTCATGCTGAAACTGACCCTGTTCTTCTCGCTTAAACAAACGTTATCATGGGACAGAATTGTTCAACAAAAGCTTCCTACGCCACTCCTCTCATTTCCTCCCCTTGTTCGTTTGATTGCATTTCGATACATCCTCTAAAACACGACTTGCAGCTCAATGAATAAGCCATCAATTGCTGTTGTTATTCCTACGCACGGTCGGTTGCATCAGACGAGAAAACTTGTTTCTTCAATCTTGTTTCAGACAATTCAACCTGCTCATGTGATTATATCTGATTCGAAGGGCGATCCTCTTCTTAGCGAATATATTCGTAGTCTTAATTCACTGTCTTGCTCGATTGTCTTTCACTATCTTCCTCTGTCATCAGATAATTTTTGGACTGGCGCTGTTCGTCAATCTTTGATTGACCTTGTAAGTCTTTCTTCGCCTTTTGATTGTTTCTGCATCATGAATAACGATGTTGTGTTAAAGACGCGGGAAACATTCTCTGCTTTATCGCATTACTGTTGTGATTATCAAATTGTTGTCTCCCCTATCAATCTACTTGTGAAGACACAACAAGTTATTTATTCTGGAGCTCGTTCTGTTTTCCCACCCTTTGCGCTTTTTTATCCTCCATTCGTCGGCTCAGACTACTCTGTAATCTCAAACCTTTCAAACGTTCTTCAACCGATGGATGTCTTAGGTTTTCAATGCACTTTTGTGCCCGCTGAGGCTATTTATAGAAATATTTTGCCGGATGATATTAATCTTCCGCATTACCACGCTGATGGTGAATGGTGTCTTCGTCTTCATCGATTTGGTTATCCATCATTTACTTGCCTTTCGGTTTGTGTTGATCATGATAATACTTCGACGGGACCTGGTAATAACTTTTCCACTTCTAGCATGAATCCATATCTTTACTTCAAATTATTATTTG
Proteins encoded:
- a CDS encoding glycosyltransferase family 4 protein, which codes for MKVLYYHQYFSTPAGSNGTRSYEFARDLVRHGHQVTMVCLRTDRSVTGLTGDSRNGRRHGFVDGIEVIEFDLPYTNHAGLLERALVFLRYSWQSLLLALGSDADLIFATTTPLTAGIPGIATRWLRGIPFVFEVRDLWPELPRAMGVVRNPLVLRALSVLEWCSYHSADACIGLAPGICEGIADRGIPPSRITSIPNACDLELFQPLDSHQFKQPELIRDLVSSIPAGSFVAAFTGTHGLANGLDAILDAATELQLRGRHDIRLLFIGDGRCKPLLEQRTQAEGLVNCNFMSPIPKFQLAQILRQSVHVGLMVLEDVPAFYRGTSPNKFFDYLACGLPVVNNYPGWLAELIDEYQLGITVPPRNPIAFAESLISLADYPDRREFMAANARRLAESHFSRAVLAGQWRHVLTSIAVRNSRRTRSHPLIGLRKVLQRRF